Proteins encoded in a region of the Actinomycetes bacterium genome:
- a CDS encoding CsbD family protein, whose amino-acid sequence MVRTMGAKSDQVKGHAKEAAGILTGDKDLESEGKTDRRTGEAEEKIDDAKDKVEETVDKTKDKVEETVDKAKDALHRK is encoded by the coding sequence GTGGTGCGCACGATGGGTGCGAAGTCTGATCAGGTGAAGGGCCACGCCAAGGAGGCCGCGGGAATCCTCACGGGCGACAAGGACCTCGAATCCGAAGGCAAGACGGATCGGCGCACTGGGGAGGCCGAGGAGAAGATCGACGACGCCAAGGACAAGGTCGAAGAGACAGTCGACAAGACCAAGGACAAGGTCGAAGAGACAGTCGACAAGGCCAAGGACGCGCTGCACCGGAAGTAG